A stretch of the Osmerus eperlanus chromosome 10, fOsmEpe2.1, whole genome shotgun sequence genome encodes the following:
- the LOC134028063 gene encoding BTB/POZ domain-containing protein 1-like isoform X1: MATGGGGDGPASNYEEQASNFARSGAGRNVAAVSNAPVAVAAAPICPPSVGLHREPMYNWQATKSSLKERFAFLFNNELLSDVRFIVGKGRQAQRIPAHKFVLAAGSAVFDAMFNGGMATTSAEIELPDVEPAAFLALLRFLYSDEVHIGPETVMTTLYTAKKYAVPALEAHCVDFLTKHLRADNAFMLLTQARLFDEPQLASLCLDTIDKSTADAINAEGFTDIDLDTLCAVLARDTLGIRENRLFGAVVRWAEAECYRQQLTLTSENKQKVLGKALTLIRFPLMTVEEFAAGPAQSGILFDREVVNLFLHFTVNPKPRVDYIDRSRSCLRGKEGSINRFQQVESRWGYSGTSDRIRFNVNRRIYVVGLGLYGSIHGPTDYQVNIQIMDSDNSQTLGQNDTGFSCDGSANTFRVMFKQPLEILPNVSYTACATLKGPDSHYGTKGLKKVTHESSTGTKTTFFFFSSPGNNNGTSVEDGQIPEIIYYT; this comes from the exons ATGGCTACAGGAGGTGGTGGTGACGGACCCGCATCAAATTATGAAGAACAAGCATCCAATTTCGCTCGTTCTGGAGCGGGCAGGAACGTCGCAGCGGTGTCGAATGCACCGGTCGCAGTCGCAGCGGCACCGATTTGTCCCCCGTCTGTGGGCCTACACCGGGAGCCTATGTACAACTGGCAGGCCACAAAGAGCTCGCTGAAAGAGCGCTTTGCGTTTCTTTTCAACAATGAACTACTAAGTGACGTTAGGTTTATTGTAGGGAAAGGAAGACAAGCACAGAGGATACCAGCCCACAAATTCGTTCTAGCTGCAGGTAGTGCTGTATTCGACGCCATGTTCAACGGTGGTATGGCCACAACCTCGGCTGAAATAGAGTTACCCGATGTTGAACCTGCTGCCTTCCTCGCTCTGCTAAG GTTCCTGTACTCTGATGAGGTCCACATTGGTCCGGAGACTGTGATGACAACTCTGTACACAGCTAAGAAGTATGCTGTCCCAGCCCTGGAGGCTCACTGTGTGGACTTCCTCACCAAACACCTGCGAGCTGACAACGCCTTCATGCTGCTCACTCAG GCAAGGTTATTTGACGAGCCACAGCTGGCTAGTCTGTGCCTGGACACCATAGACAAGAGCACAGCGGACGCTATAAACGCAGAGGGCTTCACGGATATCGACCTTG acACCCTGTGTGCGGTTCTGGCGAGAGACACTTTAGGGATTCGAGAGAACCGTCTGTTTGGGGCGGTGGTGCGCTGGGCCGAAGCAGAGTGTTACAGACAACAGCTTACCCTGACCTCGGAGAACAAGCAGAAAGTTCTGGGGAAAGCTCTCACGCTCATCCGTTTCCCGCTCATGACCGTGGAGGAATTTGCTGCAG GGCCTGCCCAGTCTGGGATATTGTTCGATCGGGAGGTGGTAAATCTGTTTTTACACTTTACAGTAAACCCCAAACCGCGGGTAGACTACATAGACAGGTCTCGCAGCTGTCTGAGGGGCAAGGAGGGCAGCATTAATAGGTTCCAGCAGGTTGAAAGTCGCTGGGGGTACAGTGGCACCAGTGACAGAATCAG ATTCAATGTAAATAGAAGAATATACGTGGTTGGGTTGGGACTGTATGGGTCCATACATGGGCCTACAGACTATCAGGTCAACATACAG ATCATGGACAGTGACAACAGCCAGACGCTGGGACAGAACGACACAGGCTTCAGCTGTGACGGTTCAGCCAACACGTTCAGGGTGATGTTCAAACAGCCTCTGGAGATCCTACCTAACGTGAGCTACACCGCTTGCGCAACCTTGAAG GGTCCAGACTCTCACTATGGGACGAAGGGCTTAAAAAAAGTCACC
- the LOC134028063 gene encoding BTB/POZ domain-containing protein 1-like isoform X2, with translation MATGGGGDGPASNYEEQASNFARSGAGRNVAAVSNAPVAVAAAPICPPSVGLHREPMYNWQATKSSLKERFAFLFNNELLSDVRFIVGKGRQAQRIPAHKFVLAAGSAVFDAMFNGGMATTSAEIELPDVEPAAFLALLRFLYSDEVHIGPETVMTTLYTAKKYAVPALEAHCVDFLTKHLRADNAFMLLTQARLFDEPQLASLCLDTIDKSTADAINAEGFTDIDLDTLCAVLARDTLGIRENRLFGAVVRWAEAECYRQQLTLTSENKQKVLGKALTLIRFPLMTVEEFAAVNPKPRVDYIDRSRSCLRGKEGSINRFQQVESRWGYSGTSDRIRFNVNRRIYVVGLGLYGSIHGPTDYQVNIQIMDSDNSQTLGQNDTGFSCDGSANTFRVMFKQPLEILPNVSYTACATLKGPDSHYGTKGLKKVTHESSTGTKTTFFFFSSPGNNNGTSVEDGQIPEIIYYT, from the exons ATGGCTACAGGAGGTGGTGGTGACGGACCCGCATCAAATTATGAAGAACAAGCATCCAATTTCGCTCGTTCTGGAGCGGGCAGGAACGTCGCAGCGGTGTCGAATGCACCGGTCGCAGTCGCAGCGGCACCGATTTGTCCCCCGTCTGTGGGCCTACACCGGGAGCCTATGTACAACTGGCAGGCCACAAAGAGCTCGCTGAAAGAGCGCTTTGCGTTTCTTTTCAACAATGAACTACTAAGTGACGTTAGGTTTATTGTAGGGAAAGGAAGACAAGCACAGAGGATACCAGCCCACAAATTCGTTCTAGCTGCAGGTAGTGCTGTATTCGACGCCATGTTCAACGGTGGTATGGCCACAACCTCGGCTGAAATAGAGTTACCCGATGTTGAACCTGCTGCCTTCCTCGCTCTGCTAAG GTTCCTGTACTCTGATGAGGTCCACATTGGTCCGGAGACTGTGATGACAACTCTGTACACAGCTAAGAAGTATGCTGTCCCAGCCCTGGAGGCTCACTGTGTGGACTTCCTCACCAAACACCTGCGAGCTGACAACGCCTTCATGCTGCTCACTCAG GCAAGGTTATTTGACGAGCCACAGCTGGCTAGTCTGTGCCTGGACACCATAGACAAGAGCACAGCGGACGCTATAAACGCAGAGGGCTTCACGGATATCGACCTTG acACCCTGTGTGCGGTTCTGGCGAGAGACACTTTAGGGATTCGAGAGAACCGTCTGTTTGGGGCGGTGGTGCGCTGGGCCGAAGCAGAGTGTTACAGACAACAGCTTACCCTGACCTCGGAGAACAAGCAGAAAGTTCTGGGGAAAGCTCTCACGCTCATCCGTTTCCCGCTCATGACCGTGGAGGAATTTGCTGCAG TAAACCCCAAACCGCGGGTAGACTACATAGACAGGTCTCGCAGCTGTCTGAGGGGCAAGGAGGGCAGCATTAATAGGTTCCAGCAGGTTGAAAGTCGCTGGGGGTACAGTGGCACCAGTGACAGAATCAG ATTCAATGTAAATAGAAGAATATACGTGGTTGGGTTGGGACTGTATGGGTCCATACATGGGCCTACAGACTATCAGGTCAACATACAG ATCATGGACAGTGACAACAGCCAGACGCTGGGACAGAACGACACAGGCTTCAGCTGTGACGGTTCAGCCAACACGTTCAGGGTGATGTTCAAACAGCCTCTGGAGATCCTACCTAACGTGAGCTACACCGCTTGCGCAACCTTGAAG GGTCCAGACTCTCACTATGGGACGAAGGGCTTAAAAAAAGTCACC